A window of Panicum virgatum strain AP13 chromosome 8K, P.virgatum_v5, whole genome shotgun sequence contains these coding sequences:
- the LOC120645972 gene encoding uncharacterized protein LOC120645972, whose protein sequence is MAPADLLHPIVKPWPFRGWGMDMIGQINPPTSKGHKWILAATDYFTKWVEAVPMKNVSARDVVNFVREHIVYRFGIPQTITTDQGTANSQAEASNKSLIKLIKRKIDEYPKQWHERLAEALWVYQMSCHGSVKCAPYQLVYGQEAVMPWEINIGSRRIALQDEISADEYSSLMNINTEDLMELRF, encoded by the exons ATGGCTCCAGCAGATTTGCTACACCCGATTGtgaagccatggccgttcagaggatggggcatggacatgattggccAAATCAACCCTCCAACAAGTAAAGGACACAAGTGGATCTTGGCGGCCACAGATTACTTCactaagtgggttgaagctgtGCCAATGAAAAATGTCTCGGCCAGGGATGTGGTGAACTTCGTCAGAGAACACATCGTATATCGGTTTGGCATTCCTCAGACCATCACTACAGATCAAGGAACA GCTAACAGTCAGGCTGAAGCTTCCAACAAAAGCCTGATCAAGTTGATTAAGCGCAAGATCGACGAATACCCTAAACAGTGGCATGAACGTTTAGCAGAAGCACTGTGGGTGTATCAGATGTCATGTCACGGGTCTGTCAAGTGCGCACCATATCAGTTGGTCTACGGGCAAGAGGCCGTGATGCCCTGGGAGATTAACATCGGCTCTCGGCGCATCGCGCTGCAGGATGAAATATCAGCCGATGAGTATTCCTCCCTCATGAATATCAACACGGAAGATCTTATGGAACTTCGGTTCTAG
- the LOC120646407 gene encoding protein CUP-SHAPED COTYLEDON 1-like — MPDNARLSGQEWYFSLQDRKYATGSRTNRATSSGYWKPTGKGRLIITSLSAADDNTLLGFKKTLVFYKGREPTGIKTSWVMHEYRLDRDTLMLSGTKLRGSSSSTASNTMLHDEWLLCRIFNRATNLRRPSPFLDDDGLQGGVDSLIAFKSAAEHFLDAMKSAYNTPLFPLLPPIPCINDHLMQKTDTAKRFEKTAPPQIDAVDSRRQRATSSDGSVQ; from the exons ATGCCCGACAATGCAAGGTTGAGCGGGCAGGAGTGGTACTTCTCCCTGCAGGATCGCAAGTACGCCACCGGCTCCAGGACCAACCGTGCCACCAGCTCAGGCTACTGGAAGCCTACTGGCAAAGGCAGGTTGATTATCACTAGTCTCTCCGCTGCTGACGACAACACGCTGCTCGGCTTCAAGAAGACGCTTGTCTTCTACAAGGGACGCGAACCCACTGGTATCAAGACAAGCTGGGTAATGCACGAGTACCGCCTTGACCGCGATACCCTAATGTTGTCCGGTACCAAGCTACGTGGTTCATCATCGTCCACGGCCTCCAACACGATGCTACAT GACGAGTGGTTGCTGTGCAGAATCTTCAACAGGGCGACGAACCTGCGACGGCCCTCGCCATTCCTGGACGACGATGGCCTGCAAGGTGGTGTTGACTCCCTCATCGCATTCAAATCTGCTGCTGAGCACTTCTTGGATGCCATGAAATCTGCTTACAACACGCCGCTGTTTCCCTTGCTGCCACCAATTCCATGCATCAACGATCACCTCATGCAGAAAACGGACACCGCTAAGCGGTTCGAGAAAACAGCCCCGCCGCAGATCGATGCAGTTGACAGCAGGAGACAACGCGCTACAAGCAGTGACGGCAGCGTACAGTGA